The Deinococcus aestuarii genome includes a region encoding these proteins:
- a CDS encoding GTP-binding protein produces the protein MAKGTFERTKPHVNVGTIGHVDHGKTTLTAAITFTAAAADPTVEKLAYDQIDKAPEEKARGITINTAHVEYNTPTRHYSHVDC, from the coding sequence ATGGCAAAAGGAACGTTTGAGCGGACGAAGCCCCACGTGAACGTGGGGACGATCGGGCACGTCGACCACGGCAAGACCACGCTGACCGCGGCGATCACCTTCACCGCCGCGGCGGCGGACCCGACGGTGGAGAAGCTGGCCTACGACCAGATCGACAAGGCCCCCGAGGAAAAGGCCCGCGGCATCACCATCAACACCGCCCACGTCGAGTACAACACCCCCACCCGCCACTACTCCCACGTCGACTGCC
- the ggt gene encoding gamma-glutamyltransferase, protein MKRGVVLLGAALLLGGVAQAQTGSAGNKVPLATGTGGAVSTVDLDASRAAMRILESGGNAVDAAVAAAATLGVTEPFSCGIGGGGFMVIYLARENRVVTIDHREAAPASFTPTVFIENGQPIPFDERVTSGLSAGVPGTVRGWQEALSRYGTLSMRRVLNPAILTARYGFVVDGNYRGQVQENAARFRAFTSTASLYLPDGQPPALGRRINNPDLARTYETIARQGAAGFYTGEIAQAIAATVNNPPVAPGNTLNIRRGNMTPADLANYEARVRPPVVSTYRGYTVYGMQPPSSGGLTIAEALNIMEGYDLSALSETEAYQKYLEVSRLAFADRGAYMADPEYTDVPRNGLLSREFAAERRALIGAQAAPGSVPPGDPFKFQADPSYPLRPAPAGFEGNDTTHLTVSDKDGNIVAYTFTIESIGGNGMVVPGHGFLLNNELTDFDAVAPHPNVPEAGKRPRSSMSPTLVFREGKPVMALGSPGGSTIITTVLQTLFDVIDRKRTLAEAFTVPRFSQRNAATTGVDLGGENAPLAQGLAALGYRWAPTPEIGRLTAIGFNADGTVTAAAEPVRAGGGSALVQTSR, encoded by the coding sequence ATGAAACGAGGCGTGGTGTTGCTGGGGGCCGCTCTGCTGCTGGGAGGCGTGGCGCAGGCGCAGACCGGATCGGCGGGGAACAAGGTGCCGCTGGCGACCGGGACGGGCGGGGCCGTGTCGACGGTGGACCTCGACGCGAGCCGGGCGGCCATGCGGATTCTGGAATCGGGCGGCAACGCCGTGGACGCGGCGGTCGCGGCGGCGGCGACCCTGGGCGTCACCGAACCCTTCTCCTGCGGGATCGGGGGCGGCGGCTTCATGGTGATCTACCTGGCACGGGAAAACCGGGTCGTCACCATCGACCACCGCGAGGCGGCCCCGGCGTCCTTTACCCCGACCGTCTTCATCGAGAACGGGCAGCCCATTCCCTTCGACGAGCGGGTGACGAGCGGCCTCTCGGCGGGGGTGCCCGGCACGGTGCGCGGGTGGCAGGAGGCGCTGTCGCGGTACGGAACACTGAGTATGCGCCGCGTCCTCAACCCGGCCATCCTGACGGCCCGTTACGGCTTCGTCGTGGACGGGAACTACCGGGGCCAGGTGCAGGAGAACGCGGCCCGCTTCCGCGCCTTCACGAGTACCGCCTCGCTCTACCTGCCGGACGGGCAACCCCCCGCCCTGGGCAGGCGGATCAACAACCCCGACCTCGCCCGCACCTACGAGACCATCGCCCGGCAGGGGGCGGCGGGCTTCTACACGGGCGAGATCGCCCAGGCCATCGCGGCGACGGTGAACAACCCGCCCGTGGCACCGGGCAACACCCTGAACATCCGCAGGGGCAACATGACGCCCGCCGACCTCGCCAACTACGAGGCCCGCGTCCGCCCGCCTGTGGTGAGCACCTACCGGGGCTACACGGTCTACGGGATGCAGCCCCCCTCCAGCGGCGGCCTCACCATCGCCGAGGCGCTCAACATCATGGAGGGCTACGACCTCTCGGCCCTGAGCGAGACCGAGGCGTATCAGAAGTACCTCGAAGTCTCACGCCTCGCCTTCGCCGACCGGGGGGCGTACATGGCCGACCCCGAGTACACGGACGTGCCCCGGAACGGGCTCCTCAGCCGGGAGTTCGCCGCCGAGCGCCGGGCCCTCATCGGCGCCCAGGCCGCGCCCGGCTCGGTGCCGCCCGGCGATCCCTTCAAGTTCCAGGCTGACCCGAGCTACCCCCTGCGCCCCGCCCCCGCGGGCTTCGAGGGCAACGACACGACCCACCTCACCGTCAGCGACAAGGACGGCAACATCGTCGCCTATACCTTCACCATCGAGTCCATCGGCGGCAACGGGATGGTGGTGCCGGGCCACGGCTTTCTCCTCAACAACGAGCTGACCGACTTCGACGCGGTGGCGCCGCATCCCAACGTTCCCGAGGCGGGCAAGCGGCCGCGCTCCAGCATGAGCCCCACCCTCGTCTTCCGGGAGGGCAAGCCGGTGATGGCCCTGGGGAGCCCCGGCGGCTCGACCATCATCACCACGGTGCTGCAAACCCTCTTCGACGTGATCGACCGCAAGCGGACCCTGGCCGAGGCCTTCACCGTCCCCCGTTTCTCGCAGCGCAACGCGGCGACGACCGGGGTGGACCTGGGTGGCGAGAACGCGCCGCTCGCTCAGGGGCTGGCCGCCCTGGGCTACCGGTGGGCGCCGACCCCCGAGATCGGGCGGCTGACGGCCATCGGCTTCAACGCGGACGGGACGGTCACGGCGGCGGCCGAGCCGGTGCGGGCCGGAGGCGGGAGCGCCCTGGTGCAAACGAGCAGGTAG